A section of the Candidatus Aminicenantes bacterium genome encodes:
- a CDS encoding deoxyguanosinetriphosphate triphosphohydrolase, producing MTIREQLEDVEAQVLSPKACLSRASQGRVRPEAPHAFRTAFQRDRDRVLHSKTFRRLKHKTQVFLSPYGDHYRTRLTHTLEVSAIARTIARALRLNEDLTEAIALGHDLGHTPFGHAGEETLAKLVPGGFTHYLQSLRVVEKLEYEGKGLNLTFEVRDGIARHSKGRGKILDRRKEDLPATLEGQIVRVSDVIGYVNHDIDDALRAGIIRESDIPKPLVGIFGRWHASRIDKMVGDVITASLAAKLERIAMSEPIMKAMVELRDFLYERVYFNDFARVELHKTKKIIRELFGYFLEHPEGYVKNYPTGDGLEIRVGDAIAGMTDRYALDLYGRIFLPQAWPISAPGPRE from the coding sequence GTGACCATCCGGGAGCAATTGGAGGATGTCGAGGCTCAGGTTTTGTCTCCCAAGGCCTGTTTGAGCCGCGCCAGCCAAGGCCGGGTCCGGCCGGAGGCGCCTCATGCGTTCCGCACCGCTTTCCAGCGCGACCGCGACCGCGTCCTCCATTCCAAGACCTTCCGCCGGCTGAAGCACAAAACCCAGGTCTTTCTTTCGCCGTACGGCGATCACTATCGAACGCGGCTGACCCATACGCTCGAGGTCTCCGCCATCGCCCGCACGATCGCCCGGGCGCTACGCCTGAACGAGGACCTGACCGAGGCCATCGCCTTGGGGCACGATCTGGGCCACACGCCGTTCGGCCACGCCGGCGAAGAAACCCTGGCCAAGCTTGTCCCGGGCGGATTCACCCACTACCTCCAGAGCCTGCGCGTCGTGGAGAAGCTGGAATACGAGGGCAAGGGTCTGAACCTGACTTTCGAAGTCCGCGACGGCATCGCCCGCCACTCCAAGGGCCGGGGCAAGATCCTCGACCGCCGCAAGGAGGATCTGCCGGCCACGCTGGAGGGGCAGATCGTCCGCGTCTCCGACGTCATCGGCTACGTCAACCACGATATCGACGACGCCCTGCGGGCCGGGATCATCCGTGAGTCCGACATCCCCAAGCCGCTGGTCGGCATCTTTGGCCGCTGGCACGCTTCGCGCATCGACAAGATGGTCGGGGACGTCATCACGGCCAGCCTGGCCGCCAAGCTGGAGCGGATCGCCATGAGCGAGCCGATCATGAAAGCCATGGTCGAGCTGCGGGACTTCCTCTACGAGCGAGTCTACTTCAACGACTTCGCCCGCGTGGAGCTGCACAAGACCAAGAAGATCATCCGCGAGCTGTTCGGATATTTCCTGGAGCATCCCGAGGGCTACGTCAAGAATTACCCGACCGGGGACGGGCTCGAGATCCGGGTCGGCGACGCGATCGCCGGCATGACCGACCGATACGCGCTGGATCTCTATGGCCGGATTTTCCTGCCGCAGGCCTGGCCGATCTC